One Methylosinus sp. LW4 genomic region harbors:
- a CDS encoding O-linked N-acetylglucosamine transferase, SPINDLY family protein yields the protein MRAPGRSRGMCEWGDFAGDAKALDDLLEAGRSGSLPPFLLLSQPGVGATDQRRCSELWTRDRRAAAVAARLALDFQFRPADGRKIRLGYLSNDFHDHATALLLIETLEAHDRERFCVNAYSYGADDGKSMRRRLVGAFDSFVDIEALSDGDAARAIHRDEVDILIDLKGFTANARSGILMLRPAPVQVNYLGYPGTLGEDICDYIITDDYVTPFASAGDYSESFAYMPNSYQPHGRAGPIGTIPTREAMGLPEQGVVFCCFNQAYKFTPEMFDVWCRLLDAVPGSVLWLLGAPMAEGNLRNEAWRRGVNGGRLIFAPDMAQGEHLARLQLADLVLDTAPYNAHTTASDALWAGVPIVTCSGSTFPSRVAGSLLRAVGLTELIAADLDDYFDLAYRLAVDPAHLAELKAKLARNRADAALFDVPAYTRDLEGLYRSMWNRRSAGLPPAALIPTA from the coding sequence ATGCGAGCGCCGGGACGCAGCCGCGGCATGTGTGAATGGGGCGATTTCGCGGGCGATGCGAAAGCGCTCGACGATCTTCTCGAGGCGGGGAGGTCGGGCTCCTTGCCGCCCTTTCTGCTGCTCTCGCAGCCGGGCGTCGGCGCGACGGATCAAAGGCGCTGCTCGGAGCTGTGGACGCGTGATCGGCGCGCCGCCGCGGTCGCGGCGCGGCTCGCGCTCGATTTCCAGTTCCGCCCCGCCGATGGGCGGAAAATCCGGCTCGGCTATCTCTCCAATGATTTCCACGATCACGCGACCGCGCTGCTGCTGATCGAGACGCTGGAGGCGCATGATCGCGAGCGCTTTTGCGTCAACGCCTATTCCTATGGGGCCGACGACGGCAAGAGCATGCGCCGACGCCTCGTCGGCGCTTTCGACTCTTTCGTCGACATAGAGGCGCTCTCCGATGGCGACGCCGCCCGCGCGATCCATCGCGACGAGGTGGACATTCTCATCGATCTCAAAGGCTTCACCGCCAATGCGCGCAGCGGCATTCTGATGCTGCGGCCGGCGCCCGTGCAGGTGAATTATCTCGGCTATCCCGGCACGCTCGGCGAGGATATCTGCGACTACATCATCACCGATGATTATGTGACGCCCTTCGCATCCGCCGGCGATTATTCCGAATCCTTCGCCTATATGCCGAACAGCTATCAGCCGCATGGCCGCGCCGGACCGATCGGGACGATACCGACGCGCGAGGCCATGGGCCTGCCAGAGCAGGGCGTCGTCTTCTGCTGCTTCAATCAGGCCTATAAATTCACGCCGGAGATGTTCGACGTCTGGTGCCGGCTGCTGGACGCCGTGCCGGGCAGTGTCCTTTGGCTGCTCGGCGCGCCCATGGCGGAGGGCAATCTGCGCAATGAGGCGTGGCGGCGCGGCGTGAACGGCGGCCGGCTGATCTTCGCGCCGGATATGGCGCAGGGCGAGCATCTGGCGCGACTCCAGCTCGCCGATCTGGTGCTCGACACGGCGCCATACAATGCGCACACCACGGCGAGCGATGCGCTCTGGGCGGGCGTGCCGATCGTCACCTGCAGCGGCTCGACCTTTCCTTCGCGCGTCGCCGGCAGCCTGCTGCGCGCCGTCGGCTTGACGGAGCTGATCGCCGCCGATCTCGACGATTATTTCGATCTCGCCTATCGGCTGGCGGTCGATCCCGCCCATCTCGCGGAGCTGAAGGCGAAGCTCGCGCGCAATCGCGCCGACGCGGCGCTCTTCGACGTTCCCGCCTATACGCGCGATCTCGAAGGCCTTTATCGATCCATGTGGAATCGCCGCTCCGCCGGTCTGCCGCCGGCGGCGCTGATTCCGACGGCTTGA